Proteins encoded within one genomic window of [Enterobacter] lignolyticus SCF1:
- the entH gene encoding proofreading thioesterase EntH has translation MIWKRHLSLEELNATSSSTLVAHLGIVYTRLGDDTLEAEMPVDNRTHQPFGLLHGGASAALAETLGSMAGYLMTRDGQCVVGTELNATHHRAVSQGRVRGVCQPLHLGRQSQSWEIVVFDEQGRRCCTCRLSTMVLG, from the coding sequence ATTATCTGGAAACGACACCTTAGCCTTGAGGAACTCAACGCCACCAGCAGCAGCACCCTGGTGGCGCATCTCGGTATCGTCTACACGCGGCTGGGCGATGATACGCTGGAGGCGGAGATGCCGGTGGATAACCGCACGCACCAGCCGTTTGGCCTGCTGCACGGCGGCGCGTCGGCGGCGCTGGCGGAAACGCTGGGGTCAATGGCGGGCTATCTGATGACCCGCGACGGGCAGTGCGTGGTGGGCACCGAGCTTAACGCGACCCACCATCGCGCGGTGTCGCAGGGCCGCGTGCGCGGGGTCTGCCAGCCGCTGCACCTCGGGCGTCAGAGCCAGAGTTGGGAAATTGTGGTGTTCGATGAGCAGGGACGGCGCTGCTGCACCTGCCGGTTGAGCACCATGGTGCTGGGGTAA
- the entA gene encoding 2,3-dihydro-2,3-dihydroxybenzoate dehydrogenase EntA, translated as MAGFDFRGKTVWVTGAGKGIGYAAALAFVDAGAEVVGFDLAFDLADYPFATETLDIASAGQVADMCGRRLRADARLDVLVNAAGILRMGATDALSMADWQQTFAVNVGGAFNLFQQTMAHFRQQRSGAIVTVASDAAHAPRIGMSAYGASKAALKSLALTVGLELASFGVRCNLVSPGSTDTDMQRALWASSDAEQQRIRGFGEQFKLGIPLGKIARPQEVASAILFLASDGASHITLQDIVVDGGSTLGA; from the coding sequence ATGGCGGGGTTCGATTTTCGCGGTAAAACCGTCTGGGTGACTGGCGCCGGTAAGGGCATCGGCTACGCTGCGGCGCTGGCGTTTGTTGATGCCGGGGCCGAGGTGGTGGGGTTCGACCTGGCCTTCGACCTGGCGGATTATCCGTTCGCCACCGAGACGCTGGATATTGCCAGCGCCGGGCAGGTGGCCGACATGTGCGGGCGTCGCCTGCGGGCGGATGCGCGCCTCGACGTGCTGGTCAACGCGGCGGGCATTCTGCGCATGGGCGCGACCGATGCGCTAAGTATGGCGGACTGGCAGCAGACCTTTGCCGTGAACGTCGGCGGCGCGTTTAACCTGTTCCAGCAGACCATGGCGCACTTTCGCCAGCAGCGGAGCGGGGCCATCGTCACCGTGGCGTCCGATGCCGCGCATGCGCCGCGCATCGGCATGAGCGCCTATGGCGCATCGAAGGCGGCGCTGAAGAGCCTGGCGCTGACGGTGGGGCTGGAGCTGGCGAGCTTCGGCGTGCGCTGTAACCTGGTCTCGCCGGGGTCTACTGACACCGACATGCAGCGCGCGCTGTGGGCCAGCAGCGATGCTGAGCAGCAGCGTATTCGCGGCTTCGGCGAGCAGTTTAAGCTGGGGATCCCGCTGGGGAAAATCGCCCGTCCGCAGGAGGTTGCCAGCGCTATCCTGTTTCTGGCCTCCGATGGGGCCAGCCACATCACCCTGCAGGATATTGTCGTCGACGGCGGCTCGACGCTGGGAGCGTAA
- a CDS encoding isochorismatase translates to MAIPKLQAYALPTAADLPSNKVNWPFEPARAALLIHDMQDYFLNFWGDNSPLMATVVANIAALRQYAKQHHIPVYYTAQPKTQSDEDRALLNDMWGPGLTRSPEQQRIIAALAPDEADTVLVKWRYSAFHRSPLEQALKETGRDQLVITGVYAHIGCMTTATDAFMRDIKPFFVADALADFSREEHLMSLNYVAGRSGRVVMTDELLPLPGSKAALRALILPLLDESDEPMDDENLVDYGLDSVRMMALAARWRKVHGDIDFVMLAKNPTLDAWWALISREVK, encoded by the coding sequence ATGGCAATTCCAAAACTGCAGGCCTATGCGCTGCCGACCGCCGCGGATCTTCCGTCGAACAAGGTGAACTGGCCGTTTGAGCCCGCGCGGGCGGCGCTGCTGATCCACGATATGCAGGACTATTTCCTCAATTTCTGGGGCGACAACAGCCCGCTGATGGCAACCGTGGTCGCGAATATCGCCGCGCTGCGCCAGTACGCCAAACAGCACCATATACCGGTGTACTACACCGCGCAGCCGAAAACCCAGAGCGATGAGGATCGCGCGCTGCTGAACGATATGTGGGGGCCTGGGCTGACGCGTTCGCCGGAGCAGCAGCGCATTATCGCGGCGCTGGCGCCGGACGAGGCGGATACCGTGCTGGTGAAATGGCGCTACAGCGCGTTTCACCGCTCACCGCTGGAGCAGGCGCTGAAAGAGACCGGCCGCGACCAGCTGGTGATTACCGGGGTGTATGCCCATATCGGCTGCATGACCACCGCCACCGACGCCTTTATGCGCGATATCAAACCGTTCTTTGTTGCCGATGCGCTGGCGGATTTCAGCCGCGAAGAGCACCTGATGTCGCTGAACTATGTGGCCGGGCGCAGTGGGCGGGTGGTGATGACCGACGAGCTGCTGCCGCTGCCGGGGTCGAAGGCGGCGCTGCGCGCGCTGATTCTGCCGCTGCTGGATGAGTCCGATGAGCCGATGGATGATGAAAACCTGGTGGACTACGGCCTGGATTCAGTACGCATGATGGCGCTGGCGGCGCGCTGGCGTAAGGTCCACGGCGATATCGATTTTGTGATGCTGGCGAAGAATCCGACTCTCGACGCGTGGTGGGCGCTTATCTCCCGCGAGGTGAAATGA
- the entE gene encoding (2,3-dihydroxybenzoyl)adenylate synthase EntE has translation MSIAFTRWPAELAARYREKGYWQDLPLTDILTRHADSDALAVIEGERALSYRTLNQQVDNLACQLARLGVKAGETALVQLGNVTEFYVTLFALLRLGVAPVNALFSHQRSELNAYAAQIAPALLIADREHALFADEAFLQDFMAEHRCVRTVLLRNDDGEQSLAAAIARPAERFAPAPSPADEVAFFQLSGGSTGTPKLIPRTHNDYYYSIRRSNEICAFGPHTRYLCALPAAHNYPLSSPGALGVFLAGGRVVLASDPSATQCFPLIEKHQITVTALVPPAVSLWLQAVQEGGNAPLRSLTLLQVGGARLSATLAARIPAAIGCQLQQVFGMAEGLVNYTRLDDPLERIIHTQGCPMSPDDEVWVAGERGEPLPRGEVGRLMTRGPYTFRGYYNSPAHNASAFNADGFYCSGDLISMDQHGYITVQGREKDQINRGGEKIAAEEVENLLLRHEAVIHAALVSMEDSLLGEKSCAYLVVNAPLRAVAVRRFLREQGVAEFKLPDRVECVDALPLTPVGKVDKKKLRQRLAERPLA, from the coding sequence ATGAGCATTGCGTTTACCCGCTGGCCCGCTGAGCTTGCGGCCCGCTACCGTGAAAAAGGGTACTGGCAGGATCTGCCGCTGACCGACATTCTCACCCGCCATGCCGACAGCGACGCGCTGGCGGTGATTGAGGGCGAGCGCGCGCTGAGCTACCGGACGCTGAACCAGCAGGTGGATAACCTGGCCTGTCAGCTGGCGCGCCTCGGCGTGAAGGCGGGCGAAACGGCGCTGGTGCAGCTTGGCAACGTGACGGAGTTTTATGTCACGCTGTTTGCGCTGCTGCGTCTTGGCGTGGCGCCGGTTAACGCGCTGTTCAGCCATCAGCGCAGCGAGCTGAACGCCTATGCGGCGCAAATCGCGCCGGCGCTGCTGATCGCCGACCGCGAGCACGCGCTGTTCGCCGATGAGGCGTTCCTGCAGGATTTTATGGCCGAACACCGCTGCGTGCGGACGGTGCTGCTGCGCAACGACGACGGCGAGCAGAGCCTGGCGGCGGCTATCGCCCGTCCGGCAGAGCGTTTTGCTCCCGCGCCGTCGCCAGCCGATGAGGTGGCGTTTTTCCAGCTCTCCGGCGGCAGCACCGGGACGCCAAAGCTGATCCCCCGTACGCACAACGACTACTACTACAGCATTCGCCGCAGCAACGAGATTTGCGCCTTCGGCCCGCACACCCGCTACCTGTGCGCGCTTCCGGCGGCGCACAACTATCCGCTGAGCTCGCCCGGCGCGCTGGGCGTGTTTCTCGCCGGCGGTCGGGTGGTGCTGGCCTCTGATCCGAGCGCCACGCAGTGCTTCCCGTTGATTGAGAAGCACCAGATAACCGTCACCGCGCTGGTGCCGCCCGCGGTCAGCCTGTGGCTGCAGGCGGTTCAGGAGGGCGGCAATGCGCCGCTGCGCTCGCTCACGCTGCTGCAGGTGGGCGGCGCCCGGCTGTCGGCAACCCTGGCCGCGCGCATTCCCGCCGCGATCGGCTGCCAGCTGCAGCAGGTGTTCGGTATGGCCGAAGGGCTGGTGAACTACACCCGGCTCGACGACCCGCTGGAGCGCATTATCCACACTCAGGGCTGCCCGATGAGCCCGGATGATGAGGTGTGGGTCGCCGGTGAGCGCGGCGAACCGCTGCCGCGCGGCGAGGTGGGGCGTCTGATGACCCGCGGACCGTACACCTTTCGCGGCTACTACAACAGCCCGGCGCATAACGCCAGCGCGTTTAACGCCGACGGCTTTTACTGCTCCGGCGACCTGATTTCCATGGATCAGCACGGCTACATCACCGTGCAGGGGCGCGAGAAAGATCAGATCAACCGCGGCGGTGAAAAAATTGCCGCCGAAGAGGTGGAAAACCTGCTGCTGCGCCATGAGGCGGTGATTCATGCGGCGCTGGTGAGCATGGAGGACAGCCTGCTGGGTGAAAAAAGCTGCGCGTATCTGGTGGTGAATGCGCCGCTGCGCGCGGTCGCCGTACGCCGGTTCCTGCGCGAGCAGGGCGTGGCGGAGTTTAAGCTGCCGGATCGGGTGGAGTGCGTCGACGCGCTGCCGCTGACGCCGGTCGGCAAAGTGGATAAGAAAAAACTGCGTCAGCGCCTGGCAGAACGCCCGCTGGCCTGA
- the entC gene encoding isochorismate synthase EntC: METSLSEDIQRAAAPLTAESFFFMSPYRSFTTHGCFRRVAQPVQGGDNLNGDFQQAVARAFGDARAAGIAKPLLVGAIPFDTTQPSALFIPERSRAFSRTDKQRSARYTTGMPPLQVLAREEIPAQQGFMSMVERAAALTATPKVDKVVLSRLIELATDRHVDTGAMLERLIAQNPASFNFHIPLPDGGVLLGASPELLLRKEGSHFSSLPLAGSARRQPDDVLDREAGNRLLASEKDRHEHELVTQAMKAVLSPRSLELTLPPSPQLVTTPTLWHLATPIEGRAKPEENALSLACLLHPTPALSGFPHAIAKTLIADLEPFERELFGGIVGWCDDEGNGEWVVTIRCARVRKNQIRLFAGAGIVPASSPLSEWRETGVKLSTMLNVFGLH, encoded by the coding sequence ATGGAAACGTCACTGTCTGAAGACATTCAGCGCGCGGCCGCCCCCCTGACGGCCGAGAGCTTCTTCTTTATGTCGCCGTACCGTAGCTTTACCACCCACGGCTGCTTCCGTCGCGTCGCGCAGCCGGTGCAGGGCGGGGACAATCTTAACGGCGATTTTCAACAGGCCGTTGCCCGCGCGTTTGGCGATGCCCGCGCGGCGGGGATCGCCAAACCGCTGCTGGTAGGCGCTATCCCGTTCGACACGACCCAGCCTTCGGCCCTGTTCATTCCTGAGCGGAGCCGCGCATTTTCCCGCACCGATAAGCAGCGCTCCGCGCGCTATACGACGGGAATGCCGCCGCTGCAGGTGCTGGCCCGCGAGGAGATCCCGGCGCAGCAGGGGTTTATGTCGATGGTGGAGCGGGCCGCGGCGCTGACCGCGACGCCGAAGGTCGATAAGGTGGTGCTGTCGCGGCTGATTGAGCTGGCGACCGACAGGCATGTCGATACCGGCGCCATGCTGGAGCGGCTGATTGCCCAGAACCCGGCCAGCTTTAATTTTCATATCCCCTTGCCGGACGGCGGCGTACTGCTGGGCGCCAGCCCGGAGCTGCTGCTGCGCAAGGAGGGGAGTCATTTTAGCTCGCTGCCGCTGGCGGGGTCTGCCCGCCGCCAGCCGGATGATGTGCTGGATCGCGAGGCGGGCAACCGCCTGCTGGCGTCGGAAAAAGACCGCCACGAGCATGAGCTGGTCACCCAGGCGATGAAAGCGGTGCTGTCGCCGCGCAGCCTCGAGCTGACGCTGCCGCCGTCGCCGCAGCTGGTGACGACGCCGACGCTGTGGCATCTGGCGACGCCGATCGAGGGGCGGGCGAAGCCGGAAGAGAACGCGCTGTCGCTGGCCTGCCTGCTGCATCCGACGCCGGCGCTGAGCGGCTTCCCGCACGCTATCGCCAAAACCCTGATTGCCGACCTTGAGCCCTTCGAGCGCGAGCTGTTCGGCGGCATCGTCGGCTGGTGCGACGACGAGGGCAACGGCGAGTGGGTGGTCACCATCCGCTGCGCCCGCGTGCGGAAGAACCAGATTCGTTTATTCGCCGGGGCAGGGATTGTTCCGGCGTCGTCGCCGCTGTCGGAGTGGCGGGAAACGGGCGTCAAGCTCTCCACCATGCTGAACGTGTTCGGCCTGCACTGA
- the fepB gene encoding Fe2+-enterobactin ABC transporter substrate-binding protein gives MIKESYRVKFPVFVRNVLLIAWLCVSGLSVTHAADWPRQVADSRGVHTLGHKPLRIVSTSVTLTGSLLAIDAPIVASGATTPNNRVADDQGFLRQWSQVAKQRNLTRLYIGEPSAEAVAAQMPDLILISATGGDSAIALYDQLSAIAPVLIVNYDDKSWQALLTQLGAITGQEKQAAARIAEFDKQLAAAKAKITLPPQPVSALVYTAAAHSANLWTPESAQGKLLDQLGFRLAPLPAGLQTSLSQGKRHDIVQLGGESLAAGLAGNALFLFAGDQKDVEAIYANPLLSHLPAVKDKRVYALGTETFRLDYYSAMQVLARLEALFG, from the coding sequence ATGATTAAGGAATCTTACCGCGTGAAATTCCCTGTTTTTGTCCGTAACGTTCTGCTTATCGCCTGGCTGTGCGTCTCAGGATTATCCGTAACGCATGCCGCCGACTGGCCGCGCCAGGTCGCCGACAGCCGCGGCGTCCACACCCTCGGCCACAAACCGCTGCGCATCGTTTCCACCAGCGTTACCCTCACCGGCTCGCTGCTGGCGATCGACGCGCCGATCGTCGCAAGCGGCGCGACCACGCCCAATAACCGCGTGGCCGACGACCAGGGCTTTCTGCGCCAGTGGAGCCAGGTCGCGAAGCAGCGCAACCTGACGCGGCTCTATATCGGCGAACCGAGCGCGGAGGCCGTGGCGGCGCAAATGCCGGATCTGATCCTCATCAGCGCCACCGGCGGCGATTCGGCCATCGCGCTGTACGATCAGCTCTCGGCGATTGCGCCGGTGCTTATCGTCAACTACGACGATAAAAGCTGGCAGGCGCTGCTGACGCAGCTTGGCGCCATCACCGGCCAGGAAAAGCAGGCCGCCGCGCGCATTGCCGAGTTTGATAAGCAGCTTGCCGCCGCAAAGGCGAAGATAACGCTGCCGCCGCAGCCGGTCAGCGCGCTGGTCTATACCGCCGCGGCGCACAGCGCCAACCTGTGGACGCCGGAGTCGGCGCAGGGCAAGCTGCTGGACCAGCTCGGCTTCCGCCTGGCGCCGCTGCCCGCCGGGCTGCAAACCAGCCTGAGCCAGGGCAAACGCCACGATATCGTACAGCTTGGCGGTGAGAGCCTGGCCGCAGGGCTTGCGGGGAACGCGCTGTTCCTGTTCGCGGGCGACCAGAAAGACGTCGAGGCTATCTACGCTAACCCGCTGCTGTCCCACCTGCCGGCCGTGAAGGACAAACGGGTGTATGCGCTGGGAACGGAAACCTTCCGCCTCGACTACTACAGCGCCATGCAGGTGCTGGCGCGGCTGGAGGCACTCTTCGGCTGA
- the entS gene encoding enterobactin transporter EntS, which produces MNKHSWLLNLSLLKTHPAFRAVFIARFISILSLGLLGVAVPVQIQMMTHSTWQVGLSVTLTGGAMFVGLMAGGVLADRYERKTLILLARGTCGVGFLGLWLNALLPAPSLLAIYLLGIWDGLFASIGVTALLAATPALVGRDNLMQAGAITMLTVRLGSVISPMVGGVLLASGGVAWNYLLAAVGTFITTLTLLRLPKLPPPPQPREHPLRSLMAGLRFLCSSPLIGGIALLGGLLTMASAVRVLYPALAQGWQMSASQIGILYAAIPLGAALGALTSGRLAHTPRPGVLMLASTVGAFAAIGLFSLMPVWLLAALCLAVFGWLSAISSLLQYTLIQSQTPEAMLGRINGLWTAQNVTGDATGAALLGGLGAVMTPVASASVSGGILAAVGVALVLLLGELRRFRREVPA; this is translated from the coding sequence ATGAACAAACACTCCTGGTTACTGAACCTCAGCTTGTTAAAGACCCATCCGGCGTTTCGCGCCGTATTTATCGCACGTTTTATCTCCATCCTGTCGCTTGGCCTGCTCGGCGTGGCCGTACCGGTGCAAATCCAGATGATGACCCACTCCACCTGGCAGGTGGGGCTGTCGGTCACGCTGACCGGCGGGGCGATGTTCGTCGGCCTGATGGCGGGCGGGGTACTGGCGGACCGCTATGAGCGAAAAACGCTGATTCTGCTGGCGCGCGGCACCTGCGGGGTCGGTTTTCTCGGGCTGTGGCTGAACGCGCTGCTGCCCGCGCCGTCGCTGCTGGCGATTTATCTGCTGGGTATCTGGGATGGCCTGTTCGCTTCCATTGGCGTGACCGCGCTGCTGGCGGCGACGCCCGCGCTGGTCGGGCGGGACAACCTGATGCAGGCCGGGGCGATCACCATGCTGACGGTGCGCCTGGGTTCGGTGATTTCGCCCATGGTCGGCGGCGTGCTGCTGGCCAGCGGCGGCGTCGCCTGGAACTACCTGCTGGCGGCGGTCGGCACCTTTATCACCACGCTGACGCTGCTGCGCCTGCCGAAACTGCCGCCGCCGCCCCAGCCGCGGGAGCACCCGCTGCGTTCGCTGATGGCCGGGCTGCGGTTTTTATGCAGCAGCCCGCTGATTGGCGGTATCGCGCTGCTCGGCGGTCTGCTCACGATGGCCAGCGCAGTGCGCGTGCTCTATCCGGCGCTGGCGCAGGGCTGGCAGATGTCAGCGTCGCAGATTGGCATCCTCTACGCCGCCATCCCGCTCGGCGCGGCGCTGGGCGCGCTGACCAGCGGCAGGCTGGCGCATACGCCGCGCCCGGGCGTGCTGATGCTTGCCAGCACCGTCGGCGCGTTTGCGGCGATTGGCCTGTTCAGCCTGATGCCGGTCTGGCTGCTGGCGGCGCTGTGCCTGGCGGTGTTCGGCTGGCTGAGCGCCATCAGCTCGCTGTTGCAGTACACCCTGATTCAGTCCCAGACGCCGGAGGCGATGCTGGGGCGGATCAACGGCCTGTGGACGGCGCAGAACGTTACCGGCGATGCGACTGGCGCCGCGCTGCTCGGGGGGCTTGGGGCGGTGATGACGCCGGTGGCGTCGGCGAGCGTCAGCGGCGGCATACTGGCAGCCGTCGGCGTGGCGCTGGTGCTGCTGTTGGGCGAACTGCGGCGCTTTCGCCGCGAGGTGCCAGCCTGA
- the fepD gene encoding Fe(3+)-siderophore ABC transporter permease, whose product MSFSPVAARAVAVPGLILLLLFAVTLSLLTGAASLPVGVVVDAFSGQCRSADCAIVLDARLPRTLAGLLAGGALGLAGALMQTLARNPLADPGILGVNAGASFAIVLGAALLGLSSPQQQLLLAFCGAFIASLLVAFTGSQGGGQLSPVRLTLAGVALGAVLEGLSSGIALLNPDVYDQLRFWQAGSLDIRQLATLRVVFLPVLIATAVALLLSRSLNGLSLGADTATALGNSVARTQILGLLTITVLCGSATAVVGPIAFVGLMMPHIARWLVGADHRWSLPVTLLATPSLLLFADIIGRLIVPGELRVSVVSAFIGAPVLIWLVRRQPRGGRA is encoded by the coding sequence ATGTCGTTTTCCCCTGTCGCGGCGCGTGCCGTCGCCGTGCCCGGATTAATCCTGTTGCTGCTTTTCGCCGTCACGCTGAGCCTGCTGACCGGCGCCGCTTCACTGCCGGTCGGCGTAGTCGTGGACGCGTTCAGCGGCCAGTGCCGAAGCGCCGACTGCGCCATCGTGCTCGACGCCCGTCTCCCCCGCACCCTCGCCGGCCTGCTGGCGGGCGGCGCGCTGGGGCTGGCGGGCGCGCTGATGCAGACCCTCGCCCGCAACCCGCTCGCCGACCCGGGCATCCTTGGCGTTAACGCAGGCGCCAGCTTCGCTATCGTCCTCGGCGCCGCGCTGCTCGGCCTCTCTTCCCCTCAGCAGCAGCTGCTGCTGGCGTTCTGCGGCGCCTTTATCGCCTCGCTGCTGGTGGCGTTTACCGGCAGCCAGGGCGGCGGGCAGCTGAGCCCGGTGCGCCTGACGCTGGCGGGCGTAGCGCTCGGCGCGGTGCTGGAAGGTCTGTCGAGCGGTATCGCCCTGCTTAACCCCGACGTCTACGATCAGCTGCGCTTCTGGCAGGCGGGTTCGCTGGATATTCGCCAGCTCGCCACCCTCAGGGTGGTCTTCCTCCCGGTGCTTATCGCCACCGCCGTTGCGCTGCTGCTCAGCCGTTCGCTCAATGGCCTGAGCCTCGGCGCCGATACCGCGACCGCGCTGGGCAACAGCGTTGCCCGCACGCAGATCCTCGGCCTGCTGACCATTACCGTACTGTGCGGCAGCGCCACCGCCGTCGTCGGCCCCATCGCGTTCGTTGGCCTGATGATGCCGCATATCGCGCGCTGGCTGGTGGGGGCCGACCACCGCTGGTCGCTGCCGGTTACCCTGCTCGCCACCCCGTCCCTGCTGCTGTTTGCCGATATTATTGGCCGCCTGATCGTGCCGGGAGAGCTGCGCGTTTCCGTGGTCAGCGCCTTTATCGGCGCGCCGGTGCTGATCTGGCTGGTGCGCCGCCAGCCGCGGGGAGGCCGCGCATGA
- the fepG gene encoding iron-enterobactin ABC transporter permease — translation MMAPSRRLVVTCLLLLSLSLLTALLSLRSGVVTLDFSQVFAALLGDAPRSVTLVVTEWRLPRVLMALLVGAALGVSGAMFQSLMRNPLGSPDVMGFNVGAWSGVLVAMVLFGQHLAAITAAAMAGGVVASLLVWLLAWRNGIDTFRLIIIGIGMRAMLMAFNTWLLLQASLETSLSAGLWNAGSLNGMTWAKTWPAAPLLLAMLACAALLVRRMRLLEMGDDSACALGVSVERSRLLMMLVAVLLTAAATALAGPISFIALIAPHIARRLCGTARWGLTQSALCGALLLTLADFGAQRLFMPYQLPVGVVTVSLGGLYLIALLIQESRRK, via the coding sequence ATGATGGCACCGTCCCGTCGTCTGGTCGTCACCTGCCTGCTGCTGCTGTCCCTCAGCCTGCTGACGGCCCTTCTGAGCCTGCGCAGCGGCGTCGTGACCCTCGATTTTTCGCAGGTGTTTGCCGCGCTGCTGGGCGATGCGCCGCGCAGCGTCACGCTGGTGGTGACCGAATGGCGGCTGCCGCGGGTGCTGATGGCGCTGCTGGTAGGCGCCGCCCTGGGCGTCAGCGGCGCCATGTTTCAGTCGCTGATGCGCAACCCGCTCGGCAGCCCTGACGTGATGGGTTTTAACGTCGGCGCCTGGAGCGGCGTGCTGGTGGCGATGGTGCTGTTTGGCCAGCATCTGGCGGCCATCACCGCCGCGGCTATGGCCGGTGGCGTCGTCGCGTCGCTGCTGGTCTGGCTGCTGGCCTGGCGCAACGGTATCGACACCTTCCGGCTTATCATCATTGGCATCGGCATGCGGGCGATGCTGATGGCGTTTAACACCTGGCTGCTGCTGCAGGCGTCGCTGGAAACCTCGCTGTCCGCCGGGCTGTGGAACGCCGGATCGCTCAACGGCATGACCTGGGCGAAGACCTGGCCCGCCGCGCCGCTGCTGCTGGCGATGCTGGCGTGCGCCGCGCTGCTGGTGCGCCGGATGCGCCTGCTGGAGATGGGCGACGACAGCGCCTGCGCGCTTGGAGTCAGCGTCGAGCGCTCCCGCCTGCTGATGATGCTGGTGGCGGTGCTGCTGACCGCGGCCGCCACGGCGCTCGCCGGACCGATTTCGTTTATCGCGCTGATCGCCCCGCACATCGCCAGACGGCTTTGCGGCACGGCGCGCTGGGGATTAACCCAGTCGGCGCTGTGCGGCGCGCTGCTGCTGACGCTGGCGGATTTTGGCGCCCAGCGGCTGTTTATGCCGTATCAGCTGCCGGTCGGCGTGGTGACCGTCAGCCTCGGCGGCCTCTACCTTATCGCGCTGCTTATTCAGGAGTCCCGCAGGAAATGA
- the fepC gene encoding iron-enterobactin ABC transporter ATP-binding protein → MTDNTARLHGEALTLGYGKTPIAENLSVAIPDGHFTAIIGPNGCGKSTLLRALSRLMAPQRGHVYLDGEHIQRFASKEVAKRIGLLAQNATTPGDITVQELVARGRYPHQPLFTRWRKEDDEAVSRAMQATGITHLAAQSVDTLSGGQRQRTWIAMVLAQETAIMLLDEPTTWLDISHQIDLLELLRELNQEKGYTLAAVLHDLNQACRYATHLIALRDGKIIAEGAPKAIVTAELIEAIYGMRCTIIDDPVAHTPLVVPLGRQRQ, encoded by the coding sequence ATGACAGACAACACGGCCCGCCTGCACGGCGAAGCGCTCACGCTGGGCTACGGCAAAACCCCCATCGCCGAGAACCTGAGCGTGGCGATTCCGGACGGCCACTTTACCGCCATTATCGGCCCCAACGGCTGCGGAAAGTCGACGCTGCTGCGCGCCCTGAGCCGCTTGATGGCGCCGCAGCGCGGCCACGTTTACCTCGACGGCGAGCACATTCAGCGCTTTGCCAGTAAAGAGGTGGCGAAGCGCATCGGCCTGCTGGCGCAAAACGCCACCACCCCGGGCGACATTACCGTCCAGGAGCTGGTGGCGCGCGGACGCTATCCGCACCAGCCGCTGTTTACCCGCTGGCGCAAGGAGGATGACGAGGCGGTCAGCCGCGCCATGCAGGCCACCGGCATCACCCATCTGGCCGCGCAGAGCGTAGACACCCTCTCCGGCGGCCAGCGCCAGCGGACGTGGATTGCGATGGTGCTGGCGCAGGAAACCGCCATTATGCTGCTGGATGAGCCCACCACGTGGCTTGATATCAGCCACCAGATCGATCTGCTGGAGCTGCTGCGGGAGCTGAATCAGGAGAAAGGCTATACGCTGGCGGCGGTACTGCACGACCTCAATCAGGCCTGCCGCTACGCCACGCACCTTATCGCCCTGCGCGACGGCAAAATCATCGCCGAGGGGGCGCCGAAAGCGATTGTCACGGCGGAGCTGATTGAGGCGATCTACGGGATGCGCTGCACCATTATCGACGACCCGGTGGCGCACACGCCGCTGGTGGTGCCGTTAGGACGCCAGCGGCAATAA